The proteins below come from a single Polymorphobacter fuscus genomic window:
- a CDS encoding YoaK family protein: MLESRRTRIFAATLSATAGFVDAVGWLISGGLFVSFMSGNVTKLGLGLAGRLETIALGAGLITAFVSGVVVGSLVGRRAGAGQRRAVLWLVTILMAVAALAVGRGLLVPSVLLLAAAMGAKNTVFAADGEVKVGLTYMTGALVRIGKRIATALSGGDRLGWVQPATLFLGMLSGATLGAVTEAVLGHDALWVATAAMLALTLYVPRLPA; the protein is encoded by the coding sequence ATGCTCGAAAGCCGTCGCACTCGCATCTTCGCTGCCACATTGTCGGCGACCGCCGGATTTGTCGATGCGGTCGGCTGGCTGATTTCGGGCGGCCTGTTCGTGTCGTTCATGAGCGGCAATGTCACCAAATTGGGTCTGGGGCTGGCCGGCCGGCTCGAGACGATTGCGCTGGGGGCCGGGCTCATCACCGCATTTGTCAGTGGCGTGGTGGTGGGATCGCTCGTCGGGCGGCGCGCCGGCGCCGGGCAGCGCCGGGCGGTGTTGTGGCTTGTTACGATCCTGATGGCGGTGGCGGCACTGGCGGTCGGACGCGGGTTGCTGGTGCCGTCGGTGCTGCTGCTGGCGGCGGCGATGGGCGCCAAGAACACCGTGTTCGCCGCCGACGGCGAGGTCAAGGTGGGGCTGACCTACATGACCGGCGCCCTGGTGCGGATCGGCAAGCGCATCGCGACGGCGCTTTCGGGCGGTGACCGGCTGGGCTGGGTTCAGCCCGCGACGCTGTTTCTCGGCATGTTGTCGGGGGCAACGCTGGGCGCGGTGACCGAGGCCGTGCTGGGGCACGATGCGCTATGGGTCGCGACGGCGGCAATGCTGGCGCTGACGCTCTATGTACCCCGGCTGCCCGCATAA
- a CDS encoding crotonase/enoyl-CoA hydratase family protein — MGDFIRRETIGKVAILHLDRPDSLNAIGTLEDCDDFVAAVEAVGADRGISCMILTGTGRGFSAGGNLKAMQDKTGIGPGAQPADTRDTYARGVQRITRALMDLEVPAIAAINGHAVGLGCDLACLCDMRIAAQSAMFACSFIKIGLVPGDGGAWSLSRVVGYAMAAELFFTGDRFDAARALEIGLVSRVVPDAELMPTALALAERITANPARALRLTKRLLREAQTARMSEILELSAAYQAIVHETADHKEAVAAFLDKRPAVLTGD; from the coding sequence ATGGGCGATTTCATCCGCCGCGAGACCATCGGCAAGGTCGCCATCCTCCATCTCGACCGCCCCGACAGTCTCAACGCCATCGGCACGCTGGAGGATTGCGATGACTTTGTCGCCGCGGTCGAAGCCGTCGGCGCGGATCGCGGCATCAGCTGCATGATCCTGACGGGGACCGGTCGCGGCTTTTCCGCCGGCGGCAATCTGAAGGCGATGCAGGACAAGACCGGCATCGGCCCCGGCGCCCAGCCCGCCGATACACGCGACACCTATGCCCGCGGCGTCCAGCGCATCACCCGCGCGCTGATGGACCTCGAAGTCCCTGCCATCGCCGCGATCAACGGCCATGCCGTCGGCCTCGGCTGCGACCTCGCCTGCCTTTGCGACATGCGGATCGCTGCGCAAAGCGCGATGTTTGCGTGCAGCTTCATCAAGATCGGCCTCGTCCCCGGCGACGGCGGCGCCTGGTCGCTGTCGCGCGTCGTCGGCTATGCCATGGCGGCGGAGCTGTTCTTCACCGGCGACCGCTTCGATGCCGCCCGCGCGCTCGAGATCGGCCTCGTCTCGCGCGTCGTTCCCGATGCCGAGTTGATGCCCACCGCATTGGCCCTTGCCGAACGCATCACCGCCAACCCCGCACGCGCCCTGCGCCTGACCAAGCGCCTGCTCCGCGAAGCCCAGACGGCGCGGATGAGCGAAATCCTCGAACTGTCCGCCGCCTACCAGGCCATCGTCCACGAAACCGCCGACCACAAGGAGGCCGTCGCCGCGTTCCTCGACAAGCGGCCGGCCGTGTTGACGGGGGACTGA
- a CDS encoding spinster family MFS transporter, whose product MASTPAGAARAVAPERVNSERLLLWTLLFVYIFNFLDRQIVTILAEPIKRDLGLSDTQLGLMTGLAFALFYAVLGIPIARYADRPMSNRVGLISFSLVLWSAMTAVCGLAQNFTQLLMARVGVGVGEAGCTPAAHSLISDAVPIERRASAIAFYGLGIPIGSLLGMVIGGFLADVLGWRRAFMVVGVPGLVLAAFVWFALRDPRFGSLAAALRARAPAPPRMPARAALADIFSSRAFVLVTLAGGFVAFLGYGKAVWAVIFFMRTHGLTPTQTGLWLGVVLGIAGLAGTWAGGWLADKFGRVHKRHMLTGPAVGMAVAAPMLFLGYSVDDWRVALALLVAPTFLNSLYYGPTYALAQQLVHPQARATATAVMMFAQNLIGLGLGPLAFGMMSDYFQPVAGAESVRWVLFGAAWLGLVPAVLFWRASLRLDQELTAKGVLT is encoded by the coding sequence ATGGCATCGACGCCGGCAGGTGCTGCGCGGGCTGTGGCCCCGGAGCGTGTCAATTCCGAACGGCTGCTGCTGTGGACCTTGCTGTTCGTCTATATCTTCAACTTTCTCGATCGCCAGATCGTCACCATCCTGGCCGAGCCGATCAAGCGCGACCTTGGCCTGTCCGATACGCAACTGGGCCTGATGACCGGGCTGGCGTTCGCGCTGTTCTATGCCGTGCTCGGCATCCCGATCGCGCGTTATGCCGACCGGCCGATGTCGAACCGGGTCGGGCTGATCTCCTTTTCGCTGGTCCTGTGGTCGGCGATGACGGCCGTGTGTGGCCTGGCGCAGAATTTCACGCAACTGCTCATGGCCCGCGTCGGCGTCGGCGTCGGCGAGGCGGGGTGCACGCCGGCGGCGCACTCGCTGATTTCCGACGCGGTGCCGATCGAGCGGCGGGCGTCGGCGATCGCCTTTTACGGGCTGGGCATCCCCATCGGCTCGCTGCTCGGCATGGTCATCGGCGGCTTCCTGGCCGATGTCCTGGGCTGGCGCCGGGCGTTCATGGTCGTCGGTGTGCCGGGGCTGGTGCTGGCGGCGTTCGTCTGGTTCGCACTGCGCGATCCGCGGTTCGGGTCGCTGGCGGCGGCGCTGCGGGCGCGGGCGCCGGCGCCGCCGCGGATGCCGGCGCGGGCGGCACTGGCCGATATCTTCAGCAGCCGTGCCTTCGTGCTGGTGACCCTGGCGGGCGGTTTCGTGGCCTTCCTTGGTTATGGCAAGGCGGTATGGGCGGTGATCTTCTTCATGCGCACCCATGGGCTGACGCCGACGCAGACGGGCCTGTGGCTGGGCGTCGTGCTCGGAATTGCCGGGCTGGCCGGGACCTGGGCGGGCGGCTGGCTGGCGGACAAGTTCGGGCGCGTCCACAAGCGCCATATGCTGACCGGGCCGGCCGTCGGCATGGCGGTCGCGGCGCCGATGCTGTTCCTTGGTTACAGCGTCGATGATTGGCGGGTCGCGCTGGCGCTGCTGGTGGCGCCGACCTTCCTCAATTCGCTCTATTATGGCCCGACCTATGCGCTGGCGCAGCAGCTGGTGCACCCGCAGGCGCGCGCCACGGCGACGGCGGTGATGATGTTCGCGCAGAACCTGATCGGGCTGGGGCTAGGGCCGCTCGCGTTCGGGATGATGTCCGATTATTTCCAGCCGGTGGCGGGTGCTGAGAGTGTGCGCTGGGTGCTGTTCGGTGCCGCCTGGCTGGGGTTGGTGCCGGCGGTGCTGTTCTGGCGTGCGAGCTTGCGGCTCGACCAAGAGCTTACCGCGAAGGGCGTATTGACCTGA
- a CDS encoding haloalkane dehalogenase, which produces MQVLRTPDACFEALTDYPFAPHYAEVVDASSGTPLRIHYIDEGPADAAPVLLLHGEPSWSYLYRDIAAPLAARGHRVVAPDLIGFGKSDKPAARADYTYERHVAWMSDWLVGLDLTDITLFCQDWGGLIGLRLVAAFPDRFARLVIANTGLPTGSGMTPGFQQWLTLSQTIPELPTGNIVNLGTTRELTAAEIAAYDAPFPDERYKAGARQFPTLVPMTPSHLSVCENITAWRVLEDFTRPVLTCFSDNDPVTRGGEAIFKTRMPGALGQPHVILPGGHFLQEDAAPQIVTLIDGFIRA; this is translated from the coding sequence ATGCAGGTGTTGCGTACCCCGGACGCGTGTTTCGAGGCACTGACGGATTATCCGTTCGCGCCGCATTATGCCGAGGTCGTCGACGCATCGAGCGGCACGCCGCTGCGGATCCATTATATCGACGAGGGCCCGGCGGATGCGGCGCCGGTGCTGTTGCTGCATGGTGAGCCGAGCTGGTCCTATCTGTATCGCGACATTGCGGCGCCGCTGGCCGCCAGGGGCCACCGCGTGGTGGCGCCCGACCTGATCGGTTTCGGCAAGTCCGACAAGCCGGCGGCGCGGGCCGATTACACCTATGAACGCCATGTCGCCTGGATGTCGGACTGGCTGGTCGGGCTCGACCTGACGGATATTACGCTGTTCTGCCAGGATTGGGGCGGGCTGATCGGGCTGCGGCTGGTGGCGGCGTTCCCCGACCGTTTTGCCCGGCTGGTCATCGCCAACACCGGGTTGCCGACCGGGTCGGGCATGACGCCGGGATTTCAGCAATGGCTGACGCTGAGCCAGACGATCCCCGAGCTTCCGACCGGCAACATCGTCAACCTGGGCACGACCCGCGAACTGACCGCTGCCGAGATCGCCGCCTATGACGCACCGTTTCCCGATGAACGGTACAAGGCGGGCGCGCGCCAGTTCCCGACGCTGGTCCCGATGACGCCCAGCCACCTGTCGGTGTGCGAGAACATCACCGCCTGGCGGGTGCTCGAAGACTTCACCCGGCCGGTACTGACCTGCTTTTCCGACAATGACCCGGTGACCAGGGGCGGCGAGGCGATTTTCAAGACGCGGATGCCGGGCGCGCTGGGCCAGCCACACGTCATCCTGCCCGGCGGGCATTTCCTGCAGGAAGATGCGGCGCCGCAGATCGTCACCCTGATCGACGGTTTCATTCGGGCGTGA
- a CDS encoding DUF1330 domain-containing protein, translating into MHVLNALMPQPDQAAAFFAADADAPMVMVNLLKFKDRAEYPDGSDADLTGREAYLRYGAAVQTCLAMVGGRAVFSGDVTGLLLGEVEELWDMVALAYYPGPQAMLAMVALPEYQGIEVHRFAGLKGQLNIRTRPGLMSA; encoded by the coding sequence GTGCACGTCCTCAACGCGCTGATGCCGCAGCCGGACCAGGCTGCGGCATTCTTTGCCGCAGATGCCGACGCGCCGATGGTGATGGTCAACCTGCTCAAGTTCAAGGACAGGGCCGAATATCCCGATGGCTCGGATGCCGACCTGACGGGCCGCGAAGCGTATCTGCGCTATGGCGCCGCCGTGCAGACATGCCTGGCGATGGTCGGCGGCCGTGCGGTGTTTTCGGGGGATGTCACCGGCCTTCTGCTCGGCGAAGTCGAGGAACTCTGGGACATGGTGGCGCTCGCTTATTATCCCGGTCCGCAGGCGATGCTGGCGATGGTGGCACTGCCCGAATATCAGGGCATCGAGGTGCACCGCTTCGCCGGGTTGAAGGGTCAGCTCAACATCCGCACGCGGCCCGGGCTGATGTCGGCATGA
- a CDS encoding 2-hydroxychromene-2-carboxylate isomerase, whose amino-acid sequence MTALGFDLFWSFRSPYSYLATPRLVNLVRDFDVACNVRIVYPIAVRQADFFANADPLWVFYLMKDTYRTAEFLGLPYRWPNPDPVLMDPATRTYPRAQPHIHRLSHLGVAAAERGRGLAFIAEVSALIWDGCTDNWHEGDHLAQAAARAGCDLAELDAAIAADPVHHVDVVETNQSDQRKGGHYGVPLMVLDGEPFFGQDRIDQLIWRLEQKGVMRR is encoded by the coding sequence ATGACCGCCCTCGGCTTCGACCTGTTCTGGTCGTTTCGATCGCCCTATTCCTATCTGGCGACGCCGCGGCTGGTGAACCTGGTGCGGGATTTCGATGTCGCCTGCAACGTCCGCATCGTCTATCCGATCGCGGTGCGCCAGGCGGATTTCTTCGCCAATGCCGACCCGCTCTGGGTATTCTACCTGATGAAGGACACCTATCGCACGGCCGAGTTTCTCGGCCTGCCCTATCGCTGGCCCAACCCGGACCCGGTGCTGATGGACCCGGCGACCCGGACGTATCCGCGCGCGCAGCCGCATATCCACCGGCTGAGCCATCTGGGTGTCGCAGCCGCCGAACGCGGCCGCGGCCTGGCCTTCATCGCCGAGGTCAGCGCGCTGATCTGGGACGGCTGCACCGACAATTGGCACGAGGGCGACCATCTGGCGCAGGCGGCGGCGCGGGCCGGCTGCGACCTGGCCGAACTCGACGCCGCGATCGCCGCCGACCCGGTGCATCATGTCGATGTGGTGGAAACCAACCAGTCCGACCAGCGCAAGGGCGGCCATTACGGCGTGCCGCTGATGGTGCTGGATGGCGAGCCGTTTTTTGGACAGGACCGTATCGATCAGTTGATATGGCGGTTGGAACAGAAGGGCGTTATG